One stretch of Salarias fasciatus chromosome 19, fSalaFa1.1, whole genome shotgun sequence DNA includes these proteins:
- the LOC115406481 gene encoding cytochrome c oxidase subunit 8A, mitochondrial-like produces the protein MSGLLSTAVRRAVPVLRTQAASQRAHLYTRPAKEKIGPLETVVAMGMFSLAILGPSGWILAHLEDYKKKD, from the exons ATGTCGGGACTTCTGAGCACAGCTGTCCGCCGCGCTGTCCCCGTCCTGCGGACACAAGCCGCCTCTCAGAGGGCTCATCTGTACACCAGGCCGGCCAAGGAGAAGATCGGTCCACTG GAAACCGTGGTTGCAATGGGCATGTTCAGCTTGGCCATCCTGGGACCGTCGGGATGGATCCTGGCCCACTTGGAGGACTACAAGAAGAAAGACTAG
- the LOC115407042 gene encoding uncharacterized protein LOC115407042 isoform X1 — protein sequence MTTRAASFSAPEQEVEPEVEQEQEVLMEAEQAGSPERQSSAPLLRDGEERREEPLLKAGVVEIAVDVFWSVRASVADRISELLFLRAPQDRPLPQSLCLEFPGTRSAERRSLVLMVSLVLVSDHHCLTGGSAGSRGDGAACCTVTITTRNLQSPWKLLLSPVPLFTLKASELQMKSVVKRNVEQLDVPASSETSASGQRRQSKDRGTGTQRQLDSLSRESQSGRPSWTRTPCVEACLTAERSQPRARTTAGTLCPPGHPGQRSVWRELARRPGRRQTTVFREDELQTDFREDRLQTLGSFIQ from the exons ATGACAACCAGAGCGGCGTCCTTCTCTGCaccggagcaggaagtggagccggaagtggagcaggagcaggaagtgctgatgGAGGCAGAGCAGGCAGGCAGCCCGGAGCGGCAGAGCAGCGCTCCCCTCCTGAGAGACGGAGAAGAACGGAGAGAAGAACCGCTCCTGAAGGCGGGTGTGGTGGAAATCGCAGTTGATGTGTTTTGGAGCGTGCGGGCTTCCGTAGCCGACCGGATCTCTGAACTCTTGTTTCTGCGG GCCCCACAGGAccgtcctcttcctcagtcACTCTGTCTTGAGTTTCCAGGGACTCGGTCTGCAGAGAGACGCAGTCTCGTCCTCATGgtgtctctggtcctggtctctgatcACCACTGTCTGACCGGAGGCTCTGCGGGGTCACGTGGGGATGGGGCTGCATGCTGTACTGTCACCATAACAaccagaaacctgcagagcccctggaagctgctcctctctccagtTCCTTTATTCACACTGAAGGCATCAGAACTCCAGATGAAGTCTGTAGTGAAGAGAAACGTGGAGCAGCTGGATGTTCCAGCTTCCTCAGAGACCAG tgCTTCAGGACAGCGCAGACAGAGCAAGGACAGAGGGACGGGGACGCAGCGGCAGCTCGACAGCCTCAGCAGGGAGTCCCAGAGCGGACGGCCGTCCTGGACCAGGACTCCCTGTGTGGAGGCGTGTctcactgcagagaggagccaGCCCAGGGCCAGGACAACAGCAGGGACACTCTGTCCACCTGGACATCCTGGACAACGGTCAGTCTGGAGGGAGCTGGCCAGGAGACCAGGGCGAAGACAGACTACAGTCTTCAGAGAAGACGAACTACAGACAGACTTCAGAGAAGACAGACTACAGACACTGGGTTCATTCATACAGTGA
- the LOC115407042 gene encoding glucosamine-6-phosphate isomerase 2 isoform X4, with translation MRLVILDDYELASEWAAKYIRNRIIQFQPTAERYFTLGLPTGSTPYGCYLKLIEFYRRGELSFKYVKTFNMDEYVGLPRAHPESYHSYMWNNFFKHIDIDPANAHILDGNAENLEAECEAYEQKIADAGGIQLFVGGIGPDGHIAFNEPGSSLVSRTRVKTLAKDTIVANARFFGNDLSKVPTMALTVGVGTVMDAKEALTKPSLCTKPLRRESTTCGPSRPSSSIRARFSSATRTPPWSCE, from the exons atGAGGCTGGTCATCCTGGACGACTACGAGCTGGCCAGCGAGTGGGCCGCAAAGTACATCCGCAACAGAATCATCCAGTTCCAGCCCACCGCCGAGCGCTACTTCACCCTGGGCCTGCCTACAG GAAGCACTCCTTACGGCTGCTACTTGAAGCTGATTGAGTTCTACAGGAGAGGGGAGCTTTCTTTCAAATATGTGAAAACGTTCAACATGGATGAATATGTTG GTCTGCCGCGAGCTCACCCCGAGAGCTACCACTCCTACATGTGGAATAACTTCTTCAAGCACATTGACATCGATCCAGCCAACGCGCACATCCTGGACGGGAATGCAGAGAACCTGGAGGCGGAGTGTGAGGCCTACGAGCAGAAGATCGCCGACGCTGGAGGAATCCAGCTGTTCgttggag GTATCGGGCCCGACGGACACATAGCCTTCAACGAGCCCGGCTCCAGTCTggtctccaggaccagggtgaAAACACTGGCCAAGGACACCATCGTGGCCAACGCTCGCTTCTTTGGCAACGACCTGTCCAAGGTGCCCACCATGGCTCTGACGGTGGGAGTCGGAACTGTCATGGATGCCAAGGAG GCGCTCACAAAGCCTTCGCTCTGTACAAAGCCATTGAGGAGGGAGTCAACCACATGTGGACCGTCTCGGCCTTCCAGCAGCATCCGCGCACGATTTTCATCTGCGACGAGGACGCCACCCTGGAGCTGCGagtga
- the LOC115407042 gene encoding glucosamine-6-phosphate isomerase 2 isoform X3, giving the protein MRLVILDDYELASEWAAKYIRNRIIQFQPTAERYFTLGLPTGSTPYGCYLKLIEFYRRGELSFKYVKTFNMDEYVGLPRAHPESYHSYMWNNFFKHIDIDPANAHILDGNAENLEAECEAYEQKIADAGGIQLFVGGIGPDGHIAFNEPGSSLVSRTRVKTLAKDTIVANARFFGNDLSKVPTMALTVGVGTVMDAKEVLILITGAHKAFALYKAIEEGVNHMWTVSAFQQHPRTIFICDEDATLELRVKTVKYFKGLMHVHNKLVEPLLSIKDL; this is encoded by the exons atGAGGCTGGTCATCCTGGACGACTACGAGCTGGCCAGCGAGTGGGCCGCAAAGTACATCCGCAACAGAATCATCCAGTTCCAGCCCACCGCCGAGCGCTACTTCACCCTGGGCCTGCCTACAG GAAGCACTCCTTACGGCTGCTACTTGAAGCTGATTGAGTTCTACAGGAGAGGGGAGCTTTCTTTCAAATATGTGAAAACGTTCAACATGGATGAATATGTTG GTCTGCCGCGAGCTCACCCCGAGAGCTACCACTCCTACATGTGGAATAACTTCTTCAAGCACATTGACATCGATCCAGCCAACGCGCACATCCTGGACGGGAATGCAGAGAACCTGGAGGCGGAGTGTGAGGCCTACGAGCAGAAGATCGCCGACGCTGGAGGAATCCAGCTGTTCgttggag GTATCGGGCCCGACGGACACATAGCCTTCAACGAGCCCGGCTCCAGTCTggtctccaggaccagggtgaAAACACTGGCCAAGGACACCATCGTGGCCAACGCTCGCTTCTTTGGCAACGACCTGTCCAAGGTGCCCACCATGGCTCTGACGGTGGGAGTCGGAACTGTCATGGATGCCAAGGAG gtgctGATTCTCATCACAGGCGCTCACAAAGCCTTCGCTCTGTACAAAGCCATTGAGGAGGGAGTCAACCACATGTGGACCGTCTCGGCCTTCCAGCAGCATCCGCGCACGATTTTCATCTGCGACGAGGACGCCACCCTGGAGCTGCGagtgaaaacagtcaaataCTTCAAAG GGTTAATGCATGTCCACAATAAGCTGGTGGAGCCACTGCTCAGCATCAAGGACCTATGA
- the LOC115407042 gene encoding glucosamine-6-phosphate isomerase 2 isoform X2: MRLVILDDYELASEWAAKYIRNRIIQFQPTAERYFTLGLPTGSTPYGCYLKLIEFYRRGELSFKYVKTFNMDEYVGLPRAHPESYHSYMWNNFFKHIDIDPANAHILDGNAENLEAECEAYEQKIADAGGIQLFVGGQRSDGPHASGGWRALTLLSCRRYRARRTHSLQRARLQSGLQDQGENTGQGHHRGQRSLLWQRPVQGAHHGSDGGSRNCHGCQGGAHKAFALYKAIEEGVNHMWTVSAFQQHPRTIFICDEDATLELRVKTVKYFKGLMHVHNKLVEPLLSIKDL; the protein is encoded by the exons atGAGGCTGGTCATCCTGGACGACTACGAGCTGGCCAGCGAGTGGGCCGCAAAGTACATCCGCAACAGAATCATCCAGTTCCAGCCCACCGCCGAGCGCTACTTCACCCTGGGCCTGCCTACAG GAAGCACTCCTTACGGCTGCTACTTGAAGCTGATTGAGTTCTACAGGAGAGGGGAGCTTTCTTTCAAATATGTGAAAACGTTCAACATGGATGAATATGTTG GTCTGCCGCGAGCTCACCCCGAGAGCTACCACTCCTACATGTGGAATAACTTCTTCAAGCACATTGACATCGATCCAGCCAACGCGCACATCCTGGACGGGAATGCAGAGAACCTGGAGGCGGAGTGTGAGGCCTACGAGCAGAAGATCGCCGACGCTGGAGGAATCCAGCTGTTCgttggaggtcagaggtcagacggcCCGCACGCCTCCGGCGGCTGGCGTGCTCTCACGCTGCTCTCCTGCCGTAGGTATCGGGCCCGACGGACACATAGCCTTCAACGAGCCCGGCTCCAGTCTggtctccaggaccagggtgaAAACACTGGCCAAGGACACCATCGTGGCCAACGCTCGCTTCTTTGGCAACGACCTGTCCAAGGTGCCCACCATGGCTCTGACGGTGGGAGTCGGAACTGTCATGGATGCCAAGGAG GCGCTCACAAAGCCTTCGCTCTGTACAAAGCCATTGAGGAGGGAGTCAACCACATGTGGACCGTCTCGGCCTTCCAGCAGCATCCGCGCACGATTTTCATCTGCGACGAGGACGCCACCCTGGAGCTGCGagtgaaaacagtcaaataCTTCAAAG GGTTAATGCATGTCCACAATAAGCTGGTGGAGCCACTGCTCAGCATCAAGGACCTATGA